One window from the genome of Maylandia zebra isolate NMK-2024a linkage group LG18, Mzebra_GT3a, whole genome shotgun sequence encodes:
- the ubxn7 gene encoding UBX domain-containing protein 7 → MRLIYVVVCGGKMAALGDTSAPGVNGLIQQFTAITGATESVGKHMLEACNNNLEMAVTMFLDGGGIAEEPSTSSSSAASSSRAPSTDEVRAPIPQKQDILVEPEPLFGVPKRRRPARSIFDGFRDFQTETIRQEQELRNGGTVDKKLSTLADLFRPPIELMHKGSFETAKDCGQMENKWLMINIQNVQDFACQCLNRDVWSNDSVKTIIREHFIFWQVYHDSEEGQRYIQFYKLNKFPYISILDPRTGQKMVEWNQLDVASFLEQATGFLAEHGQLDGPSCHAPPAKRARSESLIDASEDSQLEAAIRASLQETHYESSNVPEPPDSPRSDDESDAEPFSDSEGPFSVDGSDSETPAPHEEKSSTGKHTATPSAATAAQQRLHPDSSTSSYRKSPYKENNHSHKKEESKKNHLEPSAPGPRHPQPDSDSGGNHCAPLPESAGTSKISTTTTCDVDCPEDNGPKARLMLRYPDGQREQISLSSKAKLLALVRHVQSKGYPNERFELVTNFPRRKLAHLDYDITLQEAGLCPQETVFVQERN, encoded by the exons GGGCCACAGAGAGCGTAGGAAAACATATGCTGGAAGCATGCAACAACAACCTGGAGATGGCAGTGACCATGTTCCTAGATGGAGGCGGGATTGCAGAGGAGCCCAGCACCAGCTCCAGTTCTGCAGCGTCAAGCAGCAGAGCGCCCTCTACAGA TGAAGTGCGGGCTCCAATTCCTCAGAAGCAGGACATATTGGTGGAACCAGAACCCCTTTTTGGAG TGCCAAAGCGAAGAAGACCTGCTCGATCAATATTTGATGGTTTCCGAGACTTTCAGACGGAAACAA TCCGCCAGGAACAGGAGCTGCGTAACGGTGGAACAGTGGATAAGAAACTGAGCACCCTGGCAGACCTTTTCCGTCCTCCCATTGAGCTCATGCACAAAGGCAGCTTTGAGACG GCTAAAGACTGCGGACAGATGGAAAACAAATGGCTAATGATCAACATTCAAAATGTTCAGGACTTTGCCTGCCAGTGTCTGAACAGAGATGTGTGGAGTAATGATTCAGTGAAGACCATCATCAGAGAACACTTCATATTCTGGCAG GTATATCATGATAGTGAAGAGGGACAAAGATACATCCAGTTCTATAAGCTGAACAAGTTTCCCTACATTTCGATCCTGGATCCACGCACAG GTCAAAAAATGGTGGAGTGGAACCAGCTGGATGTGGCGTCGTTCCTGGAGCAGGCAACTGGCTTCCTGGCAGAGCACGGACAGCTCGACGGGCCATCCTGCCACGCACCTCCTGCCAAACGAGCTCGCTCT GAAAGTTTAATCGATGCCAGTGAAGACAGTCAGTTGGAGGCAGCAATCCGAGCTTCTCTACAAGAGACCCACTACGAGTCCTCAAATGTCCCCGAACCCCCCGATTCTCCTCGATCAGACGATGAATCTGATGCAGAGCCTTTCTCTGACAGCGAAGGGCCTTTCTCTGTTGACGGCTCAGACAGCGAGACGCCAGCACCCCATGAAGAGAAAAGTTCGACCGGCAAACACACTGCGACCCCCTCTGCAGCCACTGCAGCCCAGCAGCGTCTTCATCCTGATAGCTCCACTTCTTCCTACAGAAAATCACCgtacaaagaaaacaaccacaGTCACAAGAAAGAGGAGAGCAAAAAGAACCACCTGGAGCCCTCGGCTCCCGGGCCTCGTCATCCCCAGCCTGATTCAGACTCTGGTGGGAATCACTGCGCCCCACTACCTGAAAGCGCAGGAACTTCGAAGATCAGCACCACCACAACCTGTGATGTGGACTGTCCTGAGGACAATG gtCCCAAAGCCAGGTTGATGCTCCGCTACCCTGATGGACAGAGAGAGCAAATTTCATTGTCTTCTAAAGCAAAACTTTTG GCCCTGGTAAGACACGTCCAGTCTAAGGGTTATCCTAACGAACGCTTCGAACTCGTCACCAACTTCCCCAGAAGGAAGCTCGCCCACTTGGACTATGACATCACGCTGCAGGAGGCAGGGCTGTGTCCACAGGAGACTGTATTtgtgcaggagaggaactaG